A region of the Wenzhouxiangella sp. XN24 genome:
TCGACGACTGGCGAAATGTGCTGGAAAACCTCGCAAGTGGCTTCGCCGAGGGCGACGCGCGGGTAGATCCCCTGGATCCGCGGCCACAGGGCACCTGTGAATGGTGCCACCTGGCGACGCTCTGCCGGCGCGATGAATTGCTGCGGATCGGAGCACTCGGCGGAGACGCCTCCGCGGACGCGAGCCGAGACATCGAGACCGGCGCAGACGAGGGCGAGGCATGACTGAGCGCGTTCCAGTCGACCAGCCCGCCCGTGATACGGCGCTGGACCCCGGACGCAGTTTCATCGTCCAGGCGCCGGCCGGTTCCGGCAAGACCGAACTGCTGACGCAACGCTTCCTGCGCCTGCTGGCAGTGGTGGAGCGGCCGGAGGAGATCATCGCCATCACTTTCACCCGCAAGGCCGCGGGCGAGATGCGGCAACGTATCCTCGATGCGCTCGCACTCGGCGCGGCGCCCGACGCACCGGATGAAGCCCATCGCCAAAACACGTGGAGGCTGGCCGGAGCGGCCCTGGCCAATGACCGGGAACGCGGCTGGCAGCTGCTGGAAAACCCCCGCCGCCTGCGGGTCGAAACCATCGACGCCCTGAATGCGTGGCTGGCGCGGCAGTTGCCCCTGGCCTCGAGGCTCGGCGCCCCGCCGGTCATCGCAGACGATACGGCCCCCGTTTACCAGGAGGCGGCGCGAAACACCCTGATGGCGGCCACTGGCGCTGACGGAGACGCCGCGCATGCGCGGGCGTTGCTGGCGCACATGGGCGGACGCTTTTCGCAGGCACAGGATTTGCTGGTCAGTCTTTTGCGCGGCCGGGATCACTGGCTGCACAAGATCGTGGGGCGCAGGGGCGCGGACGCCGTGGAACTGCGTCGCACGCTCGAAGTCGCGTTGGAGCACTTCGTCGAAGACGAGCTGCGCAGGACCAGCGCAGAGCTGCCCGCGGAGCTTCTGGAAGAACTGGCCGAACTGGCCGCCGGGGCGGCTGCGCGATCGCCGGAGATCGCGTTCCTGGCACCGTGGGTGGGCGGCAACGGCTTCCCGGAACCGGTGGCCGCGGAGCTGCCGCGCTGGCGGGCCCTCGCCAGGCTGCTGCTCACGCAGACAGGCTGGCGCAAGACCGTCAACAAGAACACCGGCTTCCCCCCCGCCGCCAAAACAGACAAGGTGCGCCTCGTAGCCCTGTTGGAGGCTCTCGCAGCCGGCACGGATCCGGACGGGATGAGGCGGGTGCTGAAATTGCCGGTGCCTGCCTACGACGCGACGCGATGGGAGATTCTCGAGCACTTGATCGCGTTGCTGCCGATTGCCGCCGCCCGCCTGGATCTGGCGTTCGCCGCCCGTGGTGAGAGCGACTACGTGGGGATCGCCCGGGCAGCGCTCGACGCCCTCGGCGGCGAGACGCCGACCGACCTCGCACTCGCGCTGGATTGCCGCATCAGCCACCTGCTGGTGGACGAGTTCCAGGACACCTCGCAAGCGCAGATCGAGTTGCTGGAGCGCCTGACGGCCGGCTGGAGCCCGGGAGACGGACGGACCCTGTTCTGCGTCGGGGACCCCATGCAATCGATCTACCGTTTTCGCGAGGCCGATGTGAGCCGGTTCCTGAAGGCCCGGAAGCACGGCATCGGGGATCTTCCGCTGGAACCGTTGCAGCTGCAGGTGAATTTCCGCAGCCAGGCGCGACTGGTGGACTGGGTCTCGAGCCGTTTTCCCGGCATCTTCCCGGCGCGCGAAGATCTCTCCCTGGGTGCGGTGCCGTTCGAACCCTCGGTTCCCTGGCACCCGGCGCTGCCCGGCGAGCCGGTGAGCTGCATGGCAGCGGCGCCCGGCGACCGCCTCGACGAGGCGGGACTCGTCGCGGGCCTCGTCGCTGATATCCGCCGCACGGAACCCCACGCGAGCATCGCCATACTGGTCCGCAGCCGGAACCATCTCAGTGACATCACGCCCGCCCTCAAGGCCGCCGGCGTCCCCGTGCAGGCCATCGAGATCGAGCGCCTCGCTCGCGTTCCCGCGATTCGCGACCTCGAGGCCCTGACCCGGGCGCTGTGCCATCGTGCGGATCGCACGGCGTGGCTCGCGGTGTTGCGCGCGCCGTGGTGCGGCATCGAACTCGCCGACCTGCTGGCCATCGCCGGCAGCCGGGACGAGGACATCTGGGCGCGAGCGAATGACCCCGACGTGACAGCCTTGCTCAGCGCGGACGGCCGACGGCGTGTCGCACGCGTCGTCGCGGCGCTGGCCCCGGCACTGGGAGAACGGGGACGCCGGCCCTTGCGGCGGGTCGTGGAGGGCGCGTGGCTGGCGCTCGGCGGCCCGGCGACGCTGGAGCACGACTCCGAGCTCGCCGATGCGCAGACTTTGCTGGAATTTCTCGACCGACGCTCTCGGCATGGCGACCTCGACGACCCGCCCTCTCTCAACGATCTGCTCAGTGATCTCTATGCCGCCCCGGAATCCGCAGCGACCGACGCCGTGCAGTTGCTCACCATCCACAAGGCGAAGGGGCTGGAATTCGACCATGTCGTGCTGCCCGCGCTCGATCGCCCGAGCGGCCGCAACGAAAAGCGGTTGCTGCGCTGGCTGGAGCAGGTCCGGGAGGAGGGCACCGACCTGATCCTGGCCCCGGTCGAACGATTCGGCGAGGAGAAAGACGACCTGCACGATGCGCTGCGCGCACTCGACGCCCGGCGGGAATTGCTGGAACTCGACCGGGTGCTCTACGTCGCAGCGACCCGCGCACGTTCCCGACTGCACCTGGTCGCCGGGGTCGGGCCCGACCACGAGGAGACCGGTGCGGCGCCGAAGCCACGCAGCGGGACCTTGTTGTCGCGCCTGTGGTCACAGCTCGGCGAAGCTTTTTGCGCGGCCCGGGACGCGCGCGACGCGAAACCGAGCGAGGTCCGCCCCCGCCCCGCAGCGATGCTGCGCCGGCTTGCGTCCGACTGGCGGCCCCCACCCTTGCCGGAAGCGGTTCGGTGGCCTGGCCTGGAGGCCGAGTCGCCGTCCCGGGGGGAACTCCTGGAATACGACTGGGCGGGACGCCAGGCGCGCGCGGTCGGCATCGCCGTGCATCGTCTGCTGCAGGTGATATCCCGCGACGGTCCGGAGGGCTGGGATATCGAACGTCTGCGAAGTGCGCAGCCCCGGCTCAGCGCCGTACTGCGCGAAGCCGGCCTGGGGGAACCGGAACTGGCAGGCGCCCTTGATCAGTCGCTGGACGCCCTGGAAAAAACGCTTGCGGACCCGCGTGGCCGCTGGCTGCTCGATGCCGGGAAGCAACAGGCGGCCAGCGAGCGGCGCATCTCCGGCCACCTCGACGGCCGGATCTTCAATGGCATCGTGGATCGCTGCTTCATCGACGACTCGGGCGTCCTCTGGATCGTCGATTACAAGGCGGGGCGACACACCGGCGGAGCGCTGGAAGCCTTTCTCGACCGGGAGCAGGAGCGATACAGGCCCCAGCTCGAGCGATATGCGCGGCTGCTGGCCGCTGACCACCCGGGTGCCGTCAGGCTGGGACTCTATTTCCCGCAACACAGCGGGTGGCGCGAATGGCCGGCCCCGCAATGACTCCGGGTCTCAGGGCTCGCTGGACAGCACGAGCCGGCGACGCCCGTCGCCGAGGTCCTCGCCGACGAACACCAGCCCCTGGACCAGTTCCGGGGGCGGGTTCTCACCAGGCGCAAGCTCTGCGCTGAAACGCCACTGGTCCCGAGCCGGCAGCTCCACCTGCCCGTCCACCGCCAGCGGTCCCCCGGTGGAAACGATCTCTACCGCCGGCGATCCGGGCTCGTCCGGAAAACTGAAACTGAAAGGGCCCAGCGGCATGATGACTCCGGGCAGTTCGAGCTGGGCGACTGCGGCTCTGCCGGCGATCTGCATCGGCCAGCCGTCGTCGATCACGAGACGCTGCAACGAAATCCTCAACTGTCCCGCGACTCCGGTCGGCAGGAGTGCCGGTACCAGCGTGGCCAGGTCGAGTGCCGCCTCGAGATCGGTGATCCGCTGCCGCCTGCCGTCCGGCGAAAGTGCGACGCGCGCCTCGGCAAACCCGTCGGGCCGCCGCAGCTCGAAATCCCAGGTCGGCCGCAGCACCAGCATTCCGCCGAGACGCGCATCCCAGGACAGGGTGCCGAGCGCTTGCCCCGCAACGGCGAGGTCCGCGGCATGGCCGCGCCAGATCGTCCCGCTGACGCCCCAGGCACGGATCTCGGGCGGGGCGAACCAGCCGAGCGCGACCCGCGCGGGGAAGCTGGCCACCGCGCCCACCAGCAGGGCGACGAGCCCCGCAGCGACGAGCACCGGGCGGCGCGCGGCGAAGCTCATTGCGGCCTCTGCCGGAGCACGAGACCGGCGTTCACGCGACCGGCGGCCGCGGTGCGATCGAAAGTGGCCGACTCGATGGCCAGTCCGGCCGAGGTATCGATGGCTTCCAGCCAGCGTGCCACGGATTCGAACGGTGCGTTTTCCAGGCGGACGCGAATACCATCCTCGCCCACCGGTTGATTGCGTGTCAGGGCATCGCCGAGTCCGGCTGCTCGCGCGCTCCGGTCCACGATCACCACCAGCGACTGTCCGGACAGGTCCGGACCGGCCAGCGGCGCGTCGGCCCGCCCGGCCAGCTCCACGGCGGCCCGGCGCAGGAAGGCGAGGGTATCGCGCTTGGTATCGAGACGTTGCTCGACGGCCGCCGAAGCACCGTAGAGCGGGCTGATCATGAGGCCCCACACCAGCATGATCGCCACGAGCACGCCCCCGATCGAGACGAACATGCGCTCACGCGGCTCCAGGCCGAGGAACCAGTCCTTCATGCCCCTTCTCCCGTCAGCTGGATACGCCCCTCGACGCCCTCGTCACCCTGGTCGGCCTGCTGGATGGTTGCGGTAAAGCGCCCATCCCGCCCCACCGCCTGGCGGATCGCCTCCAGCGAATCGACACTGGGCGCCTGCAGCCGGAGATCGAGCGTCCCGCCGCGGTAGCTGATTGCTTCGAGCCTGACGTCTTGCGCGGCACTTAGTGCGACACCGAGGGCCTCGAGCGCGGTAAGAAAATTCTCGTTTGCGGCGCTGCCGGCACCGTGGAGACCGGCGAGGCGCCGTTCCACCTGGAAACGCGGATCTTCCATGCGCGCGCCCGGCAGCGCCTGCTGGAACGCCGCCGCGATGGCCTCGTCGAGTTGCGCCTCCTGCTGCTGGAGGCGATACAGGGTCAGCGCCTCCTGTCCCAGCAACAGGGCAAGCAGCCCCGCGAAGAGCACTGCGGCCGCCCGCCACGGCTTCCACAAGCGATCGAGCTGCGTGCGCGGCGCAAACTCGCCCTGCAACAAATTGATCGGCTTGCCACTGATCACGCCGGCGGCAAGATGCGGCAGGATACCGTCCGGCAGCATCCTGACCTCCAGGCTCGTGACGTCGGCGCGCAACGCTTCGAGGCGTTCGCCGTACTTCTGGCGGGCGTCGGGCGTCACGTAAACCGCAAGATGCCGCGGTTGCTCCGGCTGGCCGGGAAACTCCGGGCCGTAGCGCAGCGCTTCATCGATCGAGTCGATCTCCAGCACGACAGGCAGGCCGGCGCCGCTGCGGGCCACGCAGTGCCGCATATCCAGCAGCCAGTTGAGGTGATTCGGCGCCGCCGGGCATCCTTCGGCCTCGGAGCACACCAGTTGCGGCTCCAGGCCGGCTTCCGCGAGCACTTCGAGCCATGACTCGAGCTGTTCGCGATCGACCGCCGCCGCCGAAACACTGCCGTCGGCATTCGCGCCGCCCGCGGCGAAATGCAGCGCCTCGATATCCTCGGCAATCTGCTCCTCCAGCGCAAACGGCAGCGCGCGGAGAATCTTCGAGGCACCCCGGACAGGCAAGGAGACGCTGGTCAGGAGCACGTCCACGGCGGGCACGAGCACGATGAGGCGCCGACCCGCTGCTGCGTCTCGGGCGGCTTCGACGGGCCCGCTCGCGGGCGCGCCGATCCGCCGGCCCTGTTCGTCGCAAACGATCCAGGTGCCCGTGCCGTGATCGGCAGGGTCGAGTCTCAGGACAAGGGCTTCGGTCATGGATCTCGCGGATTTACTCGTCTGCGAAGCTGCGGATCACGGTGGCTACCGATCCGGACCCGTCGCGATGGAGCAGACTGTACATGGTGAATCGCTGGGTGCCAATATCGACGCGGATCGACAGGCGGAACCAGTTGCTGGCGACGCCGAGCGAGGCGCGCGCCTCTTCGGGGATCAGATCGCCCAGCTGCTCGATGCTGTCCCAGCCTTCCTGGGGGCGGTCGAAAACGATGCGTTCCGCCTCTCCGGCGCCGAGGTTCTCCGCCGCGGTCAGCAGCACGGGAGGCTGCGCCGTGTTGATGTTGATCACGGTGCCGCGCGGCAGCGCTGCGACATAGGGACGCAGCTGGTCGTAGCCGGCGCGCCCCAGTTCCGGGTATACGAGCATGATTTCGGACACGCTGGTGATCGGCCGGTTCGCCGTGCGGAAAGGGGGTTGCCGCGACAGGTATGCCGAATCCTCGGCGCCGTCGGGAAAGTTCGGCTCGAGATCCCGATCGATCCAGTCGGCCATCCGGTCCGCCAGGCGGACGTCGAGTTCGAGCGCCATCAGCAGCCGGCGGAAGCTTTCGATCGCTGCCGGATCGCTGCCACCCTGCGCGTCGATCAGGTTGTTCAGGTTGAAGCGTCCGTTGAGGTCCTCGATGCGGCCCTGGATCTGGCCGCCCTCGATGGGCAGGGGCATGATCTGCGTGGCCCAGGGTTCGCCGGGATGATCGAAAGCGTTGTCCTCGGCATCGTCACGCAGGATTTTCTTCGCCCAGGACTCGGCGCCGAGGCTGTACATCAGGCCCTGGTCCACCGCGAGGCGCCCGAAGGCGCGCCGCTGGTCGAGAAACAGGTCCCAGGTCAGCGACGCCGCGATGGCGGTCGCCAGCGCGACGACGAGAATCGCCGTGATCAGGGCCGTGCCGCGCTGCTTCCGTGCCTTCTTCATTTCAGCGCGGCACCTCGATGACCCGGCGGATTTCGCCCCAGTCCTCGAGATCGAGAACGAACTCGACGGCGATCGGCATCAGGCGCGGATTGCTGGTGGCCAGCCCAGGCGGCCATTCGTCGGACCAGCCCTCGCTGCGCAGGAAGCGAAAGCGGATCTCGCGCACGCCGTCCAGCAGCTCCCGTTCCACCGGCTCCTCGCCCAGGGTGTGGTCGGGCACGAACCAGTGCAGCCGCAACAAGCGGTCCTCCTCGACGTCGTAGGCGACGCGCTGCACGGCCGCCCGCGGCTGGCCGAGCGGGTTGCTCCAGCCGCCACGGGTGAATTCCAGCGGATGCCGGTTGCGCGCATCGGCCAGCAGGGCGCTGCGGCTGCTGTCGCCGAGTTCCTCGCGAACGGGCCGGGGATTGAGCTGGTAGAGATCGCGGGTGATCTGCTGCATGGCGAACTGGATCTCGCGGAAGCGGTCGGCGTTGGCCTTGGCGATGACCTGCTGGGCGAGCACGGCCTGCAGGCCACCGTAAGCCATCACGCCGATCACCGCGAAGATGCCCACGGCGATCAGCACCTCCAGCAAGGTGAACCCCTGGACCCGTCTCATTCCTCTTCCTCGTCGGGCAGCGGTGCGTCCGCGGGCTCCCCGTCATCCGACGGCTCGTCTTCTTCCGGCGCATCCTCGCCGTCTTCGCCGATGTTCCCGCCCGCTGCGCCGCCCCACCAGTCGACCTGCGATGCCGGGCCGGCGACGTTGCGCGAGACGAAGCCCGTCATGATCGTGATGACGTCCTCGGGAAAGTCCTCGTAGGCGACCTCCATGTCGATCCGTCGCAGGTCGGTGACCCCGGTTTCCGAAATGTTCGCTTCCCAGCGCCACTCGCGCCCCGCGAACTCGACGAGCTCGTCGAAACGGCCGACGTCCGGAAACTCGCCGGACACGCGAATCTCGCTGATCGCGTTCATGGCGATCCAGTCGGCGAGGGCGCGCTCCCGCAGCATCGAGGTGGAATGCGCCATGTGGATGATGCCGTTGAACGCGGCGATCAGGCCGATGGAGACGATGGCGAGGGCCACCATGACTTCCAGCAGCGTGAAGCCGCCCGGACGCCTGCTCAAAGATCACCCTCCGGCGGCAGCAGCTCCAGTTCGCCATGCATGAGGCCGCGCAACGTCCATGCGTCGCGCACCGAACCGGTGACCAGGAATAACTCGAAAGGCGTGAATTCGCCGCTCGAGAATACGGCGACGTGCGGGACGATCTCGTCCGCCTCGCGCGGTTCGTCGGAATCCAGTACGACTTCCTGTCCGTCCACCGCCAGGATCAAGCGGACGTCTTCCGGCAGTGTGCGGCGGCGGAACACCGCATCGTCATTGACGGGCGACCAAAGCCTCTCGTCCGGGTCCCAGGAGAGAAAACGGTAACCGTCGGTGAAGAATTCCAGCCCGTAGTCCCGCCCCTGGACGAGCGCTTCCTCGCCGATGAGTTGGGTCAGCGCCGTCAGGCGACGGGCTTCCTTCTCGCCCCGGTCGTCGCCGCCCAGCGTGCCCATGGACAACACCGTCATGCCGACCATGATCCCGATGATGACGATCACGACCAGCAGTTCTATGAGGGAAAAGCCAGCGCGAAGCCGCGCGGGCCGGGAGCGCTCAGTAGACAGACCAGTTGCCTATTTCGGCATTGATGCCTTCGCCGCCGGGCTGCCCGTCCGCCCCGTAGGTAAAGACGTCGAACTCGCCGTGCTGCCCCGGGTAGAGGTAGCGATAGGGATTGTTCCAGGGATCGCGGGGCAGCTTGTCGAGGTAAGGCCCGCGCCAGTTCCGGACGCTCTGGTCGTTCGGCTGTTCCACCAGCGCTTCGAGCCCGAGGTTCGTGCTCGGATAGCGCGAGTTGTCCATGTAATAGAGTTTCAGTGCGCTTTCGATGCCGCGGATGTCCTGCTTGGCGCGGGTGATGGCGGCGTCGTCGATACGGCTGATCACGTTCGGCGCCACGATCGCCGCGAGAATGCCGAGGATCACGACGA
Encoded here:
- a CDS encoding UvrD-helicase domain-containing protein encodes the protein MTERVPVDQPARDTALDPGRSFIVQAPAGSGKTELLTQRFLRLLAVVERPEEIIAITFTRKAAGEMRQRILDALALGAAPDAPDEAHRQNTWRLAGAALANDRERGWQLLENPRRLRVETIDALNAWLARQLPLASRLGAPPVIADDTAPVYQEAARNTLMAATGADGDAAHARALLAHMGGRFSQAQDLLVSLLRGRDHWLHKIVGRRGADAVELRRTLEVALEHFVEDELRRTSAELPAELLEELAELAAGAAARSPEIAFLAPWVGGNGFPEPVAAELPRWRALARLLLTQTGWRKTVNKNTGFPPAAKTDKVRLVALLEALAAGTDPDGMRRVLKLPVPAYDATRWEILEHLIALLPIAAARLDLAFAARGESDYVGIARAALDALGGETPTDLALALDCRISHLLVDEFQDTSQAQIELLERLTAGWSPGDGRTLFCVGDPMQSIYRFREADVSRFLKARKHGIGDLPLEPLQLQVNFRSQARLVDWVSSRFPGIFPAREDLSLGAVPFEPSVPWHPALPGEPVSCMAAAPGDRLDEAGLVAGLVADIRRTEPHASIAILVRSRNHLSDITPALKAAGVPVQAIEIERLARVPAIRDLEALTRALCHRADRTAWLAVLRAPWCGIELADLLAIAGSRDEDIWARANDPDVTALLSADGRRRVARVVAALAPALGERGRRPLRRVVEGAWLALGGPATLEHDSELADAQTLLEFLDRRSRHGDLDDPPSLNDLLSDLYAAPESAATDAVQLLTIHKAKGLEFDHVVLPALDRPSGRNEKRLLRWLEQVREEGTDLILAPVERFGEEKDDLHDALRALDARRELLELDRVLYVAATRARSRLHLVAGVGPDHEETGAAPKPRSGTLLSRLWSQLGEAFCAARDARDAKPSEVRPRPAAMLRRLASDWRPPPLPEAVRWPGLEAESPSRGELLEYDWAGRQARAVGIAVHRLLQVISRDGPEGWDIERLRSAQPRLSAVLREAGLGEPELAGALDQSLDALEKTLADPRGRWLLDAGKQQAASERRISGHLDGRIFNGIVDRCFIDDSGVLWIVDYKAGRHTGGALEAFLDREQERYRPQLERYARLLAADHPGAVRLGLYFPQHSGWREWPAPQ
- a CDS encoding type II secretion system protein N; this encodes MSFAARRPVLVAAGLVALLVGAVASFPARVALGWFAPPEIRAWGVSGTIWRGHAADLAVAGQALGTLSWDARLGGMLVLRPTWDFELRRPDGFAEARVALSPDGRRQRITDLEAALDLATLVPALLPTGVAGQLRISLQRLVIDDGWPMQIAGRAAVAQLELPGVIMPLGPFSFSFPDEPGSPAVEIVSTGGPLAVDGQVELPARDQWRFSAELAPGENPPPELVQGLVFVGEDLGDGRRRLVLSSEP
- a CDS encoding type II secretion system protein M, with protein sequence MKDWFLGLEPRERMFVSIGGVLVAIMLVWGLMISPLYGASAAVEQRLDTKRDTLAFLRRAAVELAGRADAPLAGPDLSGQSLVVIVDRSARAAGLGDALTRNQPVGEDGIRVRLENAPFESVARWLEAIDTSAGLAIESATFDRTAAAGRVNAGLVLRQRPQ
- the gspL gene encoding type II secretion system protein GspL; amino-acid sequence: MTEALVLRLDPADHGTGTWIVCDEQGRRIGAPASGPVEAARDAAAGRRLIVLVPAVDVLLTSVSLPVRGASKILRALPFALEEQIAEDIEALHFAAGGANADGSVSAAAVDREQLESWLEVLAEAGLEPQLVCSEAEGCPAAPNHLNWLLDMRHCVARSGAGLPVVLEIDSIDEALRYGPEFPGQPEQPRHLAVYVTPDARQKYGERLEALRADVTSLEVRMLPDGILPHLAAGVISGKPINLLQGEFAPRTQLDRLWKPWRAAAVLFAGLLALLLGQEALTLYRLQQQEAQLDEAIAAAFQQALPGARMEDPRFQVERRLAGLHGAGSAANENFLTALEALGVALSAAQDVRLEAISYRGGTLDLRLQAPSVDSLEAIRQAVGRDGRFTATIQQADQGDEGVEGRIQLTGEGA
- the gspK gene encoding type II secretion system minor pseudopilin GspK; translated protein: MKKARKQRGTALITAILVVALATAIAASLTWDLFLDQRRAFGRLAVDQGLMYSLGAESWAKKILRDDAEDNAFDHPGEPWATQIMPLPIEGGQIQGRIEDLNGRFNLNNLIDAQGGSDPAAIESFRRLLMALELDVRLADRMADWIDRDLEPNFPDGAEDSAYLSRQPPFRTANRPITSVSEIMLVYPELGRAGYDQLRPYVAALPRGTVININTAQPPVLLTAAENLGAGEAERIVFDRPQEGWDSIEQLGDLIPEEARASLGVASNWFRLSIRVDIGTQRFTMYSLLHRDGSGSVATVIRSFADE
- the gspJ gene encoding type II secretion system minor pseudopilin GspJ; its protein translation is MRRVQGFTLLEVLIAVGIFAVIGVMAYGGLQAVLAQQVIAKANADRFREIQFAMQQITRDLYQLNPRPVREELGDSSRSALLADARNRHPLEFTRGGWSNPLGQPRAAVQRVAYDVEEDRLLRLHWFVPDHTLGEEPVERELLDGVREIRFRFLRSEGWSDEWPPGLATSNPRLMPIAVEFVLDLEDWGEIRRVIEVPR
- the gspI gene encoding type II secretion system minor pseudopilin GspI, with the protein product MSRRPGGFTLLEVMVALAIVSIGLIAAFNGIIHMAHSTSMLRERALADWIAMNAISEIRVSGEFPDVGRFDELVEFAGREWRWEANISETGVTDLRRIDMEVAYEDFPEDVITIMTGFVSRNVAGPASQVDWWGGAAGGNIGEDGEDAPEEDEPSDDGEPADAPLPDEEEE
- the gspH gene encoding type II secretion system minor pseudopilin GspH, with the translated sequence MSTERSRPARLRAGFSLIELLVVIVIIGIMVGMTVLSMGTLGGDDRGEKEARRLTALTQLIGEEALVQGRDYGLEFFTDGYRFLSWDPDERLWSPVNDDAVFRRRTLPEDVRLILAVDGQEVVLDSDEPREADEIVPHVAVFSSGEFTPFELFLVTGSVRDAWTLRGLMHGELELLPPEGDL
- the gspG gene encoding type II secretion system major pseudopilin GspG, giving the protein MPSNRFLSALRAGSAGPRQAGFTLIEIMVVVVILGILAAIVAPNVISRIDDAAITRAKQDIRGIESALKLYYMDNSRYPSTNLGLEALVEQPNDQSVRNWRGPYLDKLPRDPWNNPYRYLYPGQHGEFDVFTYGADGQPGGEGINAEIGNWSVY